Part of the Sinorhizobium sp. BG8 genome, TCCACGGCGGCCTTCAACGCGCATTCGCGCGACGATGCCTCGGTGACGTCGAGGGCGACGGCAAGCGCGTGGTCCTCGTATCCTGAGATCAGACGCTTGAGCCGCTCGATGCGACGCGCGCCGACAACGGCGATATCCCCGCGTGCAAGCACGGCCTTGGCAAGCTCGTATCCGAATCCGGACGACGCGCCGGTGATGAACCAGACCTTTTCGTTCGCCATCTCGGGTCTCCTTTTCTCAATCGAATTATTTCAGACCCGGGCGTATTATCAGGATATCGCCCGGGTCCGCCTTCACGAGGTCATGCAGCCGTCATGTCGATGACGAAACGGAACTTGACGTCCTTGCCGACGACACGGTCGAAGGCTTCGTTGATCTGTTCAGGCTTGATCAGTTCGATGTCGGCCGTGATGTTCCGGGCAGCGCAGTAGTCGACGACTTCCTGTGTCTCGGCGATACCGCCGATCATCGAACCCGACAGGTTGCGGCGGGCCGTGTTGTTCAGCATTCCGTTGAAACCATTCAGGGCCTCAAGCGCGCCGACGTTGACGAGCGTGGCGTCGGTCTTGAGCAGGTTCATGAACTGCTGGATTTCGAAGGCCTTTGGAACGGCGGCGACAAGCAGATCGAAGCTGGACGCCAAGCGCTCCATGGCTTCGGCATCGTCCCAAAGCACGACCTCCTTGGCACCCATCTGGATGGCGCTCTCACGCTTGCCGGGAGTGGTAGTGAAGACGCTGACATCCGCGCCCTTGGCGACCGCAAGCTTGACCGCCATGTGGCCCAGACCACCAAGGCCAATCACTCCGACTTTCTGACCACGGGATGCTTTCCAGTGCTGGAGCGGCGAGAAGGTCGTGATGCCCGCGCACAGGATCGGGGCCATCCCCGCCAGGTTCACACCCGGAGGAATGCGGATCACGAACTTTTCCGTGACAACGATGCCCGTGGAATAGCCACCGAAAGTCAGTCCGCCGGATACCTTGTCCGGCGCAGCGTATGTCAGTGTCTTCCCGTTGAGGCACGCATGCTCGCGGTCATTGAGGCATTCGACGCAGGTGCCGCAAGAATCGACCAGGCACCCGACGCCGCCGATGTCGCCGACCTTGAATTTGGTGACGTTCGCGCCGACCGCCGTAACCCGGCCGATGATCTCGTGGCCGGGAACCATCGGATAGGACATCTGCCCCCACTCGCTTCGCGTCATGTGGATGTCCGAATGGCAAATGCCCGAATACAGGATTTGCA contains:
- a CDS encoding NAD(P)-dependent alcohol dehydrogenase, with translation MAQSATSGLAPAEINRRAVGPNDVHMQILYSGICHSDIHMTRSEWGQMSYPMVPGHEIIGRVTAVGANVTKFKVGDIGGVGCLVDSCGTCVECLNDREHACLNGKTLTYAAPDKVSGGLTFGGYSTGIVVTEKFVIRIPPGVNLAGMAPILCAGITTFSPLQHWKASRGQKVGVIGLGGLGHMAVKLAVAKGADVSVFTTTPGKRESAIQMGAKEVVLWDDAEAMERLASSFDLLVAAVPKAFEIQQFMNLLKTDATLVNVGALEALNGFNGMLNNTARRNLSGSMIGGIAETQEVVDYCAARNITADIELIKPEQINEAFDRVVGKDVKFRFVIDMTAA